One region of Bradyrhizobium betae genomic DNA includes:
- the ubiG gene encoding bifunctional 2-polyprenyl-6-hydroxyphenol methylase/3-demethylubiquinol 3-O-methyltransferase UbiG, translating into MLRKDMKTGLAPSVDPDEIARFEALAEDWWNPDGRMKLVHSFNAARVAHLRNRLPALMVRDARLERPLDGLTLLDVGCGGGLVTEPMARLGALALGIDAAERNVRVATVHADQTGLPISYRQAVPEELVAERRQFDIVLSLEVVEHVADTDRFLAATGSLVAPGGLLVIGTLNRTLVSFVKAIIGAEYVLGWLPRGTHDWRRFMRPDEIAGTLAPLGFSVVETCGLELAPITMRWHTTRSCNTNYLQIYRRRGELAAA; encoded by the coding sequence ATGCTGCGCAAGGACATGAAGACCGGCCTCGCACCGAGCGTCGATCCCGACGAGATCGCGCGATTCGAGGCTCTCGCCGAGGATTGGTGGAATCCCGACGGCCGCATGAAGCTGGTTCACAGCTTCAATGCGGCGCGCGTCGCGCACCTCCGCAACCGGCTTCCCGCGCTGATGGTTCGTGACGCAAGGCTGGAGCGGCCCCTCGACGGATTGACCCTGCTCGATGTCGGTTGCGGCGGCGGTCTGGTGACGGAGCCGATGGCGCGTCTCGGCGCGCTCGCACTCGGCATCGACGCCGCCGAGCGCAACGTCCGCGTGGCAACCGTCCACGCGGACCAGACTGGTTTGCCCATCAGCTATCGGCAGGCCGTTCCCGAGGAGCTGGTCGCCGAACGGCGGCAGTTCGACATCGTGCTGTCGCTCGAAGTCGTCGAGCACGTCGCCGACACCGATCGTTTTCTGGCTGCGACCGGTAGCCTGGTTGCGCCCGGCGGGCTACTCGTCATCGGCACGTTGAACCGCACGCTGGTGTCGTTCGTGAAGGCGATCATCGGCGCGGAATATGTTCTGGGCTGGCTGCCCCGCGGCACGCACGACTGGCGGCGCTTCATGCGGCCGGACGAGATCGCAGGCACGCTCGCTCCGCTCGGATTCTCCGTCGTCGAGACCTGCGGTCTGGAGCTCGCTCCGATCACCATGCGCTGGCATACGACCCGCTCGTGCAACACCAACTATCTCCAGATCTACAGGCGGCGCGGCGAGCTGGCGGCGGCGTGA
- a CDS encoding gamma-glutamyltransferase, translating to MNGKRPTIYSQRGMVAAAHPVAASAGAKILASGGNAFDAVVAVASTLNVVEPFMSGLAGMGLATCWIANENRVRTLNFVPPIHTNFPYRKFSDREEVRRGAQAVGTPGNLAGWAELNKRYGKLSLGDCLQPAIVVARDGYGITEFNEFETNVTSPEIARYPALYAPWAKNYTDGSGKVRLGWVLEQPDLAKTYETIAERGPEHLYAGALGKAMVEHLSENGGSVRWQISKPWARS from the coding sequence ATGAACGGGAAACGTCCAACGATCTATTCCCAGCGCGGTATGGTGGCGGCGGCGCACCCCGTTGCAGCATCAGCCGGTGCCAAGATACTCGCAAGCGGCGGCAACGCATTTGATGCTGTCGTGGCGGTGGCATCGACCCTAAATGTGGTCGAACCATTCATGTCGGGCCTTGCCGGAATGGGGCTGGCGACGTGTTGGATAGCGAACGAAAACAGGGTCCGGACACTGAATTTCGTGCCCCCAATTCATACGAATTTCCCCTATCGGAAATTCTCCGATCGCGAAGAGGTAAGACGCGGCGCCCAGGCGGTCGGGACGCCAGGCAATCTTGCCGGCTGGGCAGAGTTGAACAAGCGCTATGGCAAACTGTCGCTCGGCGATTGCCTGCAGCCCGCGATAGTTGTTGCGCGCGACGGTTACGGCATCACCGAATTCAATGAGTTCGAAACCAACGTGACCTCGCCAGAGATCGCTAGGTACCCAGCGCTCTATGCTCCCTGGGCAAAAAATTACACCGACGGCTCCGGCAAGGTGCGACTCGGCTGGGTGCTCGAACAGCCGGACCTCGCCAAGACTTATGAGACGATTGCCGAGCGTGGCCCTGAGCATCTCTATGCCGGAGCGCTTGGCAAAGCCATGGTCGAGCACCTATCCGAGAACGGCGGGTCTGTACGATGGCAGATCTCGAAGCCGTGGGCACGATCATAG
- a CDS encoding gamma-glutamyltransferase: protein MADLEAVGTIIANSWSDPLTARYRDLTVSLPPPPCEGFQMLLALRILDGFDLGALQNNGIEHLDIVLRAIRLAAGDRIVHNNPPPAKLAELLSEGHIARLRAKVRSGATIDGPTEQWTGMPAAEHHTTSMSIGDGDGNLVCLTNSLGSPYGAAVIVPGTGVTLNNFMHWADAQPDSPHRAKPGDALPMCMAPTISTRNGAAVLALGTPGSYGILQTQVQALVQYVDFGHSLQQAIEQPRIRLWDGRQIEPETRLPPDVLAALAERGHTIIPSEDWVMRVGGMQGVTRDPSTGLMSGGCDPRRDGYVVPA, encoded by the coding sequence ATGGCAGATCTCGAAGCCGTGGGCACGATCATAGCGAATTCGTGGAGCGATCCCCTCACCGCCCGTTATCGCGATCTGACGGTGAGCCTGCCGCCGCCCCCTTGTGAAGGCTTCCAGATGTTATTGGCGCTCCGGATTCTCGACGGTTTCGATCTCGGCGCATTGCAGAACAACGGCATTGAGCACCTCGATATCGTGCTGCGCGCCATTCGCCTCGCCGCAGGCGACCGCATCGTGCACAACAATCCGCCGCCGGCGAAGCTGGCCGAACTATTGTCGGAGGGCCACATTGCCAGGCTGCGCGCCAAGGTGAGATCGGGTGCCACTATCGATGGGCCGACAGAGCAATGGACGGGAATGCCTGCTGCCGAACATCACACCACCTCGATGTCGATCGGCGATGGTGACGGCAATCTTGTATGCCTGACCAATAGCCTCGGCTCACCGTACGGTGCTGCGGTGATTGTGCCAGGTACAGGCGTAACGCTGAATAACTTCATGCATTGGGCCGATGCGCAGCCGGATTCGCCGCATCGCGCGAAGCCTGGCGATGCGTTGCCCATGTGCATGGCGCCGACGATATCAACCCGCAACGGAGCGGCGGTGCTGGCCCTCGGCACTCCGGGCAGTTACGGGATCTTGCAGACGCAGGTGCAAGCGCTGGTCCAATACGTCGATTTCGGCCACTCCCTGCAGCAAGCGATCGAACAGCCGCGCATACGTCTCTGGGACGGCCGGCAGATCGAGCCGGAAACGCGGTTGCCCCCCGACGTCCTGGCCGCTCTGGCTGAACGCGGTCACACCATCATCCCCAGCGAGGATTGGGTCATGCGCGTCGGCGGCATGCAGGGCGTGACGCGTGATCCGTCGACTGGTTTGATGAGTGGTGGCTGCGATCCGCGCCGCGATGGTTATGTGGTGCCGGCCTAG
- a CDS encoding DMT family transporter, protein MRGIIWMLLLALMWGLSIPITKYGLQSAPPLTLTAMRFAVAVVLLFLCTIGKPALSFRALPRAVALGVLGIGVGQVSQAFGIQGTSASVGTIISATIPIFVVVFAALRLGQRVSGRQKLGLLAAFLGIGLVALGRDQPAGAVASSDLAGAFWMLLSAVTIAFYYVWSVELTREYGTVTIAAWSTLFGFLALLPWCAWEMSHTEVHLTIGVISAAVYLGVAVSVVGLFLWLHILKTVSAPVAASVQYLQPVFGIAAAAAMFGDSLGLLFGVGVVLILAGLALAVASKRKAEEAVPHE, encoded by the coding sequence ATGCGGGGTATCATCTGGATGCTCCTGCTCGCGCTGATGTGGGGCCTTTCCATCCCGATCACGAAGTACGGACTTCAATCGGCTCCTCCGTTGACGCTGACTGCGATGCGGTTTGCTGTCGCCGTGGTGCTGCTGTTCCTATGCACGATAGGCAAGCCCGCGCTCTCGTTCCGGGCGCTGCCGCGCGCGGTCGCTTTGGGCGTTCTTGGAATCGGTGTCGGACAGGTGTCGCAGGCCTTTGGCATCCAAGGCACGTCCGCCTCCGTGGGAACGATCATTTCGGCCACGATTCCCATCTTCGTCGTGGTGTTCGCCGCACTTCGGCTCGGGCAGCGGGTTTCCGGGCGGCAGAAACTTGGGCTTTTGGCGGCATTCCTCGGCATCGGTCTGGTGGCGCTCGGGCGCGATCAGCCGGCGGGTGCGGTCGCTTCGTCGGACTTGGCGGGCGCCTTCTGGATGCTGCTCTCGGCGGTCACGATCGCCTTTTACTACGTCTGGAGCGTGGAGCTCACGCGCGAATACGGCACTGTCACCATCGCGGCTTGGAGCACTCTCTTCGGCTTTCTCGCGCTCCTGCCATGGTGCGCCTGGGAGATGTCGCACACCGAAGTCCATCTGACGATTGGCGTCATCAGTGCGGCCGTGTATCTCGGGGTGGCGGTCAGTGTAGTCGGCCTCTTCCTCTGGCTTCACATACTCAAGACCGTTTCCGCGCCCGTGGCGGCGAGCGTTCAATATCTCCAGCCCGTGTTCGGCATCGCGGCCGCTGCGGCGATGTTCGGCGACTCGCTCGGTCTCCTCTTCGGTGTCGGCGTCGTGCTGATCCTTGCCGGTCTCGCTTTGGCGGTAGCCTCCAAGCGCAAGGCCGAGGAAGCAGTGCCGCACGAATGA
- a CDS encoding Lrp/AsnC family transcriptional regulator — MKKSKASKRAESFPKGKPAVAASVVLDEIDKRILQTLQRDALVANQVLADQIGLSPPACLKRVRRLRSAGIIARTISLLSAEALGYPLLTVVRLKLDGPTESMMHTFETRMMASPRVMQCMLIAGDTDYILLVRSRDVAHYQEFARRMLKVAPGVRAYTSEIVLALTKSTTELPVDP, encoded by the coding sequence ATGAAGAAATCCAAGGCTTCTAAGAGGGCCGAAAGCTTTCCAAAAGGAAAGCCTGCTGTGGCAGCTTCAGTCGTCCTCGACGAGATCGACAAGCGGATCCTGCAAACTTTGCAGAGGGATGCCCTGGTCGCCAACCAGGTGCTGGCGGACCAGATAGGGTTGTCGCCTCCGGCGTGTTTGAAGCGCGTCCGTCGCTTGCGCAGCGCCGGGATTATCGCGCGCACGATATCGCTTCTGTCCGCCGAGGCACTCGGATATCCGCTGCTGACGGTGGTGCGCCTAAAGCTCGACGGTCCGACCGAGTCGATGATGCACACGTTCGAAACCCGCATGATGGCTTCCCCGCGCGTGATGCAGTGCATGCTGATCGCCGGAGACACGGACTACATTCTGCTCGTCCGCAGTCGTGACGTCGCGCACTACCAGGAGTTTGCTCGGCGCATGTTGAAGGTCGCTCCGGGTGTTCGCGCCTACACCAGCGAGATAGTATTGGCTCTAACCAAGTCGACAACGGAACTTCCTGTTGATCCGTGA
- a CDS encoding P-II family nitrogen regulator — MQMFAKKRVEILIERALLKRLTDELVSAGVSGFSVVPLAAGRGQAGQWDSDGQIGDAAGMFALWCIVDPGRLDGLLEAVFAIVSRQVGLVSVSDVEVVRPERF; from the coding sequence ATGCAGATGTTTGCCAAGAAGCGCGTCGAAATCCTGATCGAGCGGGCCCTGCTGAAGCGCCTGACGGACGAGTTGGTGTCGGCCGGCGTCAGCGGATTTTCCGTCGTGCCCCTCGCCGCGGGACGCGGCCAGGCCGGGCAATGGGACTCGGACGGCCAGATCGGAGACGCCGCCGGCATGTTCGCGCTGTGGTGCATCGTCGATCCCGGCCGCCTCGACGGCCTGCTGGAGGCCGTCTTCGCGATCGTCTCCCGGCAGGTGGGACTGGTCTCGGTCAGCGACGTGGAGGTGGTGCGGCCGGAGCGTTTTTGA
- a CDS encoding sodium-dependent bicarbonate transport family permease — MLALAVQNLVSPPVLFFGMGLGASLGRSDLSVPEAIARFLSLYLLISIGFRGGAEVAHQGLTLTLAATIAAGIALSGGLPFVAYAFLRKIAGLDHVNAAAVAGHYGSISAVTFVAVTGALTQLALPFDGYMIAVAAAMEAPAIFSALFIARTGRGRTDGEMPKDFLREIALNGSIVALLGAFAVGCITGERGVTSLKPFLLDAFAGFLCIFLLDMGLIAGRGLRDGWRSLSVPVAAFAWVMPLVGAALAAALAWLIGLRAGSTAVLMTLGASASYIAVPAAMRLALPAANPAIALTLSLGLTFPFNLTVGIPLYIAAAQMIAE, encoded by the coding sequence GTGCTGGCACTCGCTGTTCAGAATCTTGTTTCTCCCCCGGTGCTCTTCTTCGGGATGGGCCTTGGGGCTTCGCTTGGCCGGTCGGACCTGTCGGTGCCCGAGGCGATCGCGCGTTTCCTCTCGCTGTATTTGCTGATCTCGATCGGCTTTCGGGGCGGCGCCGAGGTCGCCCATCAGGGCTTGACGCTGACGCTGGCGGCAACGATCGCCGCCGGAATTGCGTTGTCCGGCGGCTTGCCCTTCGTCGCCTACGCCTTCCTGCGCAAAATCGCGGGCCTCGACCACGTCAACGCCGCAGCGGTGGCCGGACATTACGGGTCGATCTCGGCCGTGACCTTCGTCGCGGTCACGGGCGCCCTGACCCAGCTCGCCCTGCCCTTCGACGGCTACATGATCGCAGTTGCGGCCGCGATGGAGGCGCCGGCGATCTTCTCCGCGCTCTTCATCGCGCGGACAGGGCGAGGCCGGACCGACGGAGAGATGCCAAAGGATTTCCTGCGGGAGATCGCACTCAACGGCTCGATCGTCGCCCTGCTCGGCGCCTTCGCAGTCGGCTGCATCACGGGCGAACGCGGCGTGACCTCGCTCAAGCCATTCCTGCTCGACGCATTCGCAGGCTTCCTGTGCATCTTCCTGCTGGACATGGGCCTGATCGCCGGCCGGGGTCTCCGGGACGGCTGGAGATCACTGTCCGTCCCCGTCGCCGCCTTTGCCTGGGTCATGCCGCTGGTCGGCGCCGCGCTCGCGGCGGCCCTGGCGTGGCTGATCGGATTGCGGGCCGGCAGCACGGCGGTGCTGATGACGCTCGGCGCATCCGCCTCCTACATCGCCGTGCCGGCCGCGATGCGGCTGGCGCTGCCCGCGGCCAATCCGGCGATCGCTCTCACGCTCTCGCTCGGCCTGACGTTTCCTTTCAACCTCACGGTCGGCATCCCCTTGTACATCGCCGCCGCACAGATGATCGCAGAATGA
- a CDS encoding LysR family transcriptional regulator, whose product MMMPRSRVNLDIDLVRSFVTIVSLGNFTRAAQALGVQQSTISLQIRRLEEQVGGKLLERSPQSVALTAEGETFFDYARRMLDLNDEMVSRIQEPAMRGLVRLGAPEDFATRHLPDVLARFAQAYPQVDLEVTCDLTMNLIERFRKGAFDLALIKRERSIEIPGIRVWREPLVWVTGGLDLRQGVLPLAVSPKPCVYRKRATEALDRAKRSWRVAYTCGSLAGTLAAVRARLGVTVLPKDMVPPDLHVVDGKPMPDLKDTEIAILERDRLPRPAQRLKDFVIKTLS is encoded by the coding sequence ATGATGATGCCGCGCTCGCGCGTCAATCTGGACATCGACCTGGTCAGGTCCTTCGTCACCATCGTATCGCTCGGAAATTTCACGCGGGCCGCGCAGGCGCTCGGCGTCCAGCAGTCCACGATCTCGCTGCAGATCCGCCGGCTGGAGGAGCAGGTCGGCGGCAAGCTGCTGGAGCGCTCACCGCAATCGGTTGCGTTGACCGCCGAAGGCGAGACGTTCTTCGACTATGCGCGGCGCATGCTCGATCTGAACGACGAGATGGTCTCGCGCATCCAGGAGCCGGCGATGCGCGGGCTGGTTCGGCTCGGGGCTCCCGAGGATTTCGCAACCCGCCATCTTCCCGACGTGCTTGCGCGTTTCGCCCAGGCCTATCCGCAGGTCGACCTCGAGGTCACCTGCGATCTGACGATGAATCTGATCGAGCGCTTCAGGAAGGGCGCGTTCGACCTTGCCCTGATCAAGCGTGAGCGATCCATCGAGATTCCCGGCATCCGTGTCTGGCGAGAGCCGCTGGTCTGGGTAACGGGCGGGCTCGATCTCAGGCAGGGGGTCTTGCCCCTGGCCGTATCGCCCAAGCCCTGCGTCTACAGGAAGCGGGCGACCGAAGCGCTCGATCGCGCCAAGAGGTCCTGGCGGGTCGCCTATACTTGCGGTTCACTGGCGGGGACGCTCGCGGCCGTGCGCGCCCGGCTTGGCGTAACGGTGCTTCCCAAGGACATGGTTCCCCCGGATCTGCATGTCGTAGACGGAAAGCCGATGCCTGACCTGAAGGATACCGAGATCGCGATCCTGGAGCGCGACCGTCTTCCCCGGCCGGCGCAACGACTCAAGGACTTCGTGATCAAGACTCTGAGTTGA
- the folE gene encoding GTP cyclohydrolase I FolE: MTVDTGIAPNRLQRPSREEAEAAFRTIIRWAGDDPDRPGLLDTPARAARAFEEYFAGYEQDPIQILDRTFDETGSYEEMVILRGISFESHCEHHIAPIIGRAWVAYVPDGRVVGISKLARVVQVYAKRFQIQERMTSEIASAVQTALKPKGVGVILKANHHCMSSRGVQKIGSDMVTSCMLGCFRDNPISRQEFIGMVED; encoded by the coding sequence GTGACTGTGGATACCGGAATTGCTCCCAATCGGCTGCAGCGGCCGAGCCGTGAAGAAGCCGAAGCCGCATTTCGGACCATTATCCGGTGGGCGGGTGATGATCCGGACAGACCCGGCTTGCTCGACACGCCGGCGCGGGCCGCGCGTGCGTTCGAGGAATATTTCGCAGGCTACGAGCAGGATCCGATTCAGATCCTCGACAGGACCTTCGACGAGACCGGCAGCTACGAGGAGATGGTCATCCTGCGCGGTATCTCGTTCGAAAGCCATTGTGAGCATCATATCGCGCCCATCATCGGCCGTGCCTGGGTCGCCTATGTGCCGGATGGCCGTGTCGTCGGCATCTCGAAGCTCGCGCGCGTGGTCCAGGTCTACGCCAAGCGATTCCAGATCCAGGAGCGCATGACGTCTGAAATTGCGTCGGCCGTTCAGACGGCTCTCAAGCCGAAGGGCGTGGGGGTGATCCTCAAGGCCAATCACCACTGCATGTCGAGCCGCGGGGTGCAGAAAATCGGCTCGGATATGGTGACGAGCTGCATGCTCGGTTGCTTCCGGGACAATCCGATCTCGCGTCAGGAGTTCATCGGCATGGTCGAGGATTGA
- a CDS encoding fasciclin domain-containing protein, producing MLAGLLGPSMARAADIVDTAVAAGSFTTLVTAVKAAGLVHTLKGKGPFTVFAPNDAAFAKLPPGTVESLLKNKTKLAAILKYHVIPGRVKAADVAGKSLQVATVQGQTVNVDGSFGVTVNDAHVIQPDIEASNGVIHVVDTVLLPPARKKTHH from the coding sequence ATGCTGGCTGGATTGCTCGGTCCCTCAATGGCGCGAGCCGCCGACATCGTGGACACCGCCGTTGCTGCCGGATCGTTCACCACGCTGGTCACCGCAGTGAAGGCCGCGGGCCTCGTTCATACGCTGAAGGGCAAGGGCCCGTTCACGGTGTTCGCGCCGAACGATGCGGCTTTCGCCAAGCTGCCGCCGGGAACGGTCGAGTCGCTGCTCAAGAACAAGACCAAGCTCGCGGCGATCCTGAAATATCACGTCATTCCGGGGCGCGTGAAGGCGGCTGATGTGGCGGGCAAGTCGCTACAGGTCGCGACCGTCCAGGGCCAGACGGTCAACGTCGATGGCAGCTTCGGCGTGACGGTCAACGATGCGCATGTCATCCAGCCGGATATCGAGGCGTCGAACGGCGTGATCCACGTCGTCGACACCGTGCTGTTGCCTCCGGCGCGCAAAAAGACTCATCACTGA
- the waaF gene encoding lipopolysaccharide heptosyltransferase II translates to MNIDSQLSGAADRSDTRPILIVPYMWIGDFVRNHTVVRVLKERWPNRPVDLLTTSLCAPLVDYMPGVRQGIVWDLPRGRLAVGRQLGLAKLLRERNYGTALVLPRTWKAAIAPALAGIPERVGFVGEFRFGLLNRWRWGEKKLPRFIDKNAALAQPDGAPLPPEWPVPQLRVLPEDIACWRQANGLSAGAAVALAPGSVGVSKRWTYYPEAARLLVARGLDVWVVGGPAEKGLAQEIVAAGGSGVRDLTGTDLRNGVLAMAAAGVAISNDSGLMHIAAALGTPTMGIFGPTSPYLWAPLNGLAATVVQDKSVLSCQPCQSTICKMNDHRCMRDIAASEVVGIAERVLGEAGARVTTRDT, encoded by the coding sequence ATGAACATTGATTCGCAACTTAGTGGAGCAGCCGATCGGAGCGACACCCGCCCGATCCTGATCGTCCCCTATATGTGGATCGGCGATTTCGTCCGGAATCACACCGTGGTGCGGGTCCTGAAGGAGCGCTGGCCCAACCGGCCGGTTGACCTGCTGACGACCTCCCTGTGCGCCCCGCTGGTCGATTACATGCCCGGCGTGCGGCAGGGGATCGTCTGGGACCTGCCACGCGGCCGGCTCGCCGTGGGCCGCCAGCTCGGCCTGGCCAAGCTCCTCCGCGAGCGGAACTACGGCACCGCCCTGGTGCTGCCGCGGACCTGGAAGGCCGCCATCGCGCCGGCGCTGGCCGGAATCCCCGAGCGGGTCGGCTTCGTCGGCGAGTTCCGGTTCGGCCTGCTCAACCGCTGGCGCTGGGGCGAGAAGAAGCTGCCCCGCTTCATCGACAAGAATGCCGCCTTGGCCCAGCCCGACGGCGCTCCCCTGCCCCCGGAATGGCCGGTGCCGCAATTGCGGGTGCTGCCTGAGGACATCGCCTGCTGGCGACAGGCCAACGGCCTCAGCGCCGGCGCCGCCGTGGCGCTCGCCCCAGGCTCGGTCGGGGTGTCAAAGCGCTGGACCTACTATCCGGAAGCCGCCCGCTTGCTGGTCGCGCGCGGGCTGGACGTCTGGGTCGTCGGCGGCCCCGCCGAAAAGGGCCTCGCCCAGGAGATCGTCGCCGCGGGCGGCTCTGGGGTCCGGGACCTCACCGGCACCGATTTGCGCAACGGCGTCCTCGCCATGGCCGCGGCCGGCGTCGCCATCTCCAACGACTCAGGCCTGATGCACATCGCCGCCGCGCTCGGCACGCCCACCATGGGAATCTTCGGTCCGACCAGCCCCTATCTCTGGGCCCCCCTCAACGGCCTTGCCGCCACCGTGGTGCAGGACAAGAGCGTGCTGTCCTGCCAGCCCTGCCAGAGCACGATCTGCAAGATGAACGACCACCGCTGCATGCGGGACATTGCGGCGTCGGAGGTGGTGGGGATTGCGGAGAGGGTGCTGGGGGAAGCGGGGGCACGCGTGACGACCCGAGACACCTAG
- the rfaD gene encoding ADP-glyceromanno-heptose 6-epimerase, with translation MLLVTGGAGFIGSNVVAALNEAGRSDVVVCDLLGSEGKWRNLAKRQLVDIVPPAELFDWLKGRKLDAVIHLGAISETTATDGDLVIETNFRLSMRLLDWCTANAVPLIYASSAATYGDGETGFDDDASLPALKQLRPMNLYGWSKHLFDLAVAGRAANGDPLPPQWAGLKFFNVFGPNEYHKGTMMSVLARRFDEVKAGRVVQLFKSHREGIADGDQRRDFIYVDDVVRVMMWLLASPSVSGLFNVGTGKARSFKDLMLAAYAALGTRPNIEYVDMPESIRGSYQYFTQSKVDRLHRAGYNGGFTTLEDSVKAYVGDYLDRPDRFR, from the coding sequence ATGTTGCTGGTGACCGGCGGGGCCGGTTTTATCGGATCGAATGTCGTGGCTGCGCTGAACGAGGCCGGCCGCAGCGACGTCGTGGTCTGCGACCTGCTCGGCAGCGAGGGCAAGTGGCGCAACCTCGCCAAGCGCCAGCTTGTGGATATCGTCCCGCCGGCCGAGCTGTTCGACTGGCTGAAGGGCCGCAAGCTCGACGCCGTGATCCATCTCGGGGCGATTTCCGAGACCACCGCGACCGACGGCGATCTCGTGATCGAGACGAATTTCCGCCTCTCCATGCGCCTGCTGGACTGGTGCACGGCGAACGCGGTGCCTTTGATCTACGCCTCGTCGGCGGCGACCTATGGCGACGGCGAGACCGGCTTTGACGACGACGCCTCGCTGCCCGCTCTCAAGCAACTGCGGCCGATGAATCTCTACGGCTGGAGCAAGCATCTGTTCGATCTCGCGGTGGCCGGGCGCGCAGCGAACGGCGATCCGCTCCCGCCGCAATGGGCGGGCCTCAAGTTCTTCAACGTGTTCGGCCCCAACGAGTACCACAAGGGCACGATGATGAGCGTGCTCGCGCGCCGCTTCGACGAGGTCAAAGCGGGCCGCGTCGTGCAGCTGTTCAAGTCGCATCGCGAGGGCATCGCCGACGGTGACCAGCGCCGCGATTTCATCTATGTCGACGACGTCGTGCGCGTGATGATGTGGCTGCTGGCGAGCCCGTCGGTGTCCGGGCTCTTCAATGTCGGCACCGGCAAGGCGCGCAGCTTCAAGGACCTGATGTTGGCTGCCTATGCGGCGCTCGGCACCAGACCCAACATCGAATATGTCGACATGCCCGAGAGCATCCGCGGCAGCTATCAATACTTCACCCAGAGCAAGGTCGATCGCCTCCACCGCGCCGGCTATAATGGCGGCTTCACGACGCTCGAAGATTCGGTGAAGGCCTATGTCGGGGATTATCTCGACCGGCCCGACCGCTTCCGCTGA